The Pseudomonadota bacterium genome includes the window TGGAGGTGTGGGGCGTCCTCCACGTCACCCTGAGCCTCGCGGGAACATGCTTTGTCATCTGGCTGCTGAACCGCGGCGTGCAGAAGCTCTAGCCCTTCCGGGGCGTCGAGGCGCCTCCTGAACGGCCATCCACGAACGTCCACGAAGCGCGGAGGTCTCCATGCGTCCCATCACAGCATTCGTCACCGGCGTCGTAGTCACCATCGCCGTGCCCCTGGTGAGTGCCCTGGTCTTCTTCAAGATGGGTCTGGTTGCCGTGAACGCAGACGCCTCTCCCGGCTGGGTCGAGCGTCAGCTGGCTGGCCTCTCGAGAGAGGCCTCCATCGCCCGCAACGCCCCGCGCACCGACAACCCGGTGGCGGCCATCGACGAGACCCTCCGTTCTGCCGTGACCCTCTACAAGGACAACTGCGCGGGTTGCCACGGCGGCTCGCAGGGCCCCAGCGACTTCGGCCTGGCCTTCTACCCGCCTGCGCCGCAGTTCGTGAATCGCAAGCGCCCCTTCGGCGACACCGACGGTGAGCTGTTCTACGTGATCAAGCACGGCATCCGGCTCACCGGCATGCCCGCCTTCGGTGGGCAGAAGCGACCGCTGCTCAAGGACGAGGAGATCTGGGGCCTCGTTCGCTTCCTGAAGGCAATGCAGTCGCTGCCCCCCAGCGTCGCAGAGGAGTGGCGAGGCCACCCCACGACTGCCCCATCGGGCACCGCCTCCGCGTCGCCAGCCCCTGCGGCAACGGAATCAGCGGCACCCGCAGCCTCCGGTTCCCCCGCCGTCGATGGAGAGAGAGATGACGAGTGAGGCCATGACCCAACACGACCTGGAGGCCGCGCGGTTGCTGCCGGGCGTGAGCCTTGCACACATCGAGGCGCGCCATGCCCCGGCAACGGGAGTCTCCAGCACAGCCCAGGAGAGCACGCAGACCGTGCGCGGCAAGGCGCTGATCTTCTGGGATCCGAAGACCCCCGGCAAGAAGCTCGACGCCATCGACACCGACCAGATCACGCCATCAGCCGACTGCGTGTCTGAATCGCTGGAAGCCCTCGACGAGCGATGGAAGGCAGGCGCCTTCCGCTTCCTGATGCCAGACTTCCGATCTCGCGTGGCGGCAGGCCACACGTTCGTCATCGCCGGAGAGCGGTTCGCCATCGGGTCCTCGCGCGAGATGTCGCCGGCCGGACTGAAAGCCATCGCCGAGGAGAGCGGCCAGGTGCTCGTCATCGTGTGCGGCGCCAACATGGGCGACATCTTCCGCCGCAACGCGCTGAACCTCGGCCTGCATGTGGTGCAGGCCCCCGACGCGGTGGCCGACGCCCTCGACGACCACGACCTCGCTTTCGACGTGCAGACACGCACCATCACGAATGTCACGCTGGGCAAGACCTACACTCCGCTCCCGCTCACACCGAAGGAGGACGAGATCCGCCAGAGCGGCGGAATCTTCCACGTGGGCCGCAACGAGTTCCTCGAATCGGTGAAGACCCCGCCTCACGTCGCCTGGCCCGACGCTGACGTGGCGCGCACCCTCACCACCACCGAGCAGATCATCTGGGCGCACCGCGTCGACAAGCACGCCGAGGTCCGTCCTGGCGCCACCCTGCGCGTCTATGCAGACCTGCTGCCGGGCTCCGACGGCACGGGGCCCTTCGCCATCCACACCTTCAACCAGATCACCGGTGGCGACACCATTCATCCGCGTCGGGCCGCCCTGGCCAACGACCACTTCGTCTATACGGGGCGAGACGCCGATGATCGACAGGTCGAGATCTCACGTTCGTTCAATCAGCGCTACGCCATCGGAAAGCCGTACTTCGCCGATGTGGGCGATGGCATCTTCCACTTCTACTTCCCTGAGCAGGGGCTCATCATCCCGGGCGGCGTCTACCCCGGCGCCGACTCGCACAGCCGCGCCTACGGCGCGTACGGCGCCATCGGCATGGGCATCGGCAGCACCACCCTCGGCTTCGGCTGGTCGACCGGCTACATCTACCTCACCGTGGCGAAGCAGCGACGCGTTCGCTTCACCGGACGACTGCAGCCGTGGGTGACGGGCAAGGA containing:
- a CDS encoding cytochrome c translates to MRPITAFVTGVVVTIAVPLVSALVFFKMGLVAVNADASPGWVERQLAGLSREASIARNAPRTDNPVAAIDETLRSAVTLYKDNCAGCHGGSQGPSDFGLAFYPPAPQFVNRKRPFGDTDGELFYVIKHGIRLTGMPAFGGQKRPLLKDEEIWGLVRFLKAMQSLPPSVAEEWRGHPTTAPSGTASASPAPAATESAAPAASGSPAVDGERDDE